In Chelmon rostratus isolate fCheRos1 chromosome 9, fCheRos1.pri, whole genome shotgun sequence, the following proteins share a genomic window:
- the ogt.1 gene encoding UDP-N-acetylglucosamine--peptide N-acetylglucosaminyltransferase 110 kDa subunit isoform X5 — protein sequence MATSVGNVADSTGLAELAHREYQSGDFEAAERHCMQLWRQEPDNTGVLLLLSSIHFQCRRLDRSAHFSTLAIKQNPMLAEAYSNLGNVYKERGQLQEAIEHYRHALRLKPDFIDGYINLAAALVAAGDMEGAVQAYVSALQYNPDLYCVRSDLGNLLKALGRLEEAKACYLKAIETQPNFAVAWSNLGCVFNAQGEIWLAIHHFEKAVTLDPNFLDAYINLGNVLKEARIFDRAVAGYLRALSLSPNHAVVHGNLACVYYEQGLIDLAIDTYRRAIELQPHFPDAYCNLANALKEKGNCLSQVSEAEECYNTALRLCPTHADSLNNLANIKREQGNIEEAVQLYRKALEVFPEFAAAHSNLASVLQQQGKLQEALMHYKEAIRISPTFADAYSNMGNTLKEMQDVQGALQCYTRAIQINPAFADAHSNLASIHKDSGNIPEAIASYRTALKLKPDFPDAYCNLAHCLQIVCDWTDYDERMKKLVSIVADQLDKNRLPSVHPHHSMLYPLSHGFRKAIAERHGNLCLDKVHALIKINALHKPAYEHPKDLKASSGRLRIGYVSSDFGNHPTSHLMQSIPGMHNPEKFEVFCYALSPDDSTNFRVKVVAEAHHFTDLSQIPCNGKAADRIHQDGIHILVNMNGYTKGARNELFALRPAPVQAMWLGYPGTSGAPFMDYIISDKETSPIEVAEQYSEKLAYMPNTFFIGDHANMFPHLKKKAVIDFKSNGHIFDNRIVLNGIDLKAFLDSLPDVKVIKMKCDNNQDTASDTNGALSMPVIPMNTAAEAIINMINQGQIQVTINGFTVSNGLATTQINNKAATGEEVPRTIVVTTRSQYGLPEDSIVYCNFNQLYKIDPPTLQMWANILKRVPNSVLWLLRFPAVGEPNIQQYAQNMGLPGSRIIFSPVAPKEEHVRRGQLADVCLDTPLCNGHTTGMDVLWAGTPMVTMPGETLASRVAASQLNCLGCPELIAQSRQDYEDIAVKLGSDMEYLKMVRARVWKQRICSPLFNTKQYTMDLERLYLQMWEHHSNGNKPEHMVQTVETSDNA from the exons ATGGCGACCTCAGTGGGAAACGTGGCTGATAGCACAG GGTTGGCTGAGCTGGCGCACCGGGAGTATCAGTCAGGGGACTTTGAGGCAGCTGAGCGCCACTGCATGCAGCTGTGGAGGCAGGAGCCTGATAACACAGGCGTGCTGCTGCTCTTGTCCTCCATCCACTTCCAGTGCCGAAGACTCGACAG GTCTGCTCACTTCAGCACTTTGGCCATCAAACAGAATCCAATGTTGGCTGAGGCCTACTCCAACCTGGGGAATGTGTACAAGGAACGTGGGCAACTGCAGGAGGCCATAGAGCATTATCGCCATGCTCTGAGACTGAAGCCAGATTTCATTGACGGATACATCAACTTGGCAGCAGCTCTGGTGGCCGCAGGGGACATGGAGGGAGCAGTGCAGGCTTACGTATCTGCATTACAGTATAACCCT gatCTTTATTGTGTGCGAAGTGACTTGGGCAACTTGCTTAAAGCCCTTGGGCGATTGGAAGAGGCTAAG GCTTGTTACCTGAAAGCCATTGAGACTCAGCCCAACTTTGCAGTGGCTTGGAGCAACCTGGGCTGTGTGTTCAATGCCCAGGGAGAGATATGGCTGGCCATACACCATTTCGAAAAG GCAGTGACCCTGGATCCAAATTTCCTTGACGCATACATAAATTTAGGAAATGTTTTGAAGGAAGCCCGCATCTTTGACAG AGCTGTGGCTGGGTACCTAAGAGCCCTGAGTCTCAGCCCAAACCATGCAGTTGTCCATGGAAACCTGGCGTGTGTCTACTATGAGCAAGGCCTCATTGACCTGGCTATTGACACCTACCGTCGTGCTATTGAATTGCAGCCCCACTTCCCCGATGCCTACTGCAATCTGGCAAATGCCCTGAAGGAGAAAGGCAAT TGTCTTTCCCAGGTGTCTGAAGCAGAAGAGTGCTACAACACAGCCTTGCGTTTGTGTCCAACCCATGCTGATTCTCTGAACAATTTAGCCAATATCAAGCGTGAGCAGGGCAACATCGAGGAGGCGGTTCAGCTCTATAGGAAAGCACTGGAG GTGTTCCCAGAGTTTGCAGCAGCTCACTCTAACCTGGCCagtgtcctgcagcagcagggtaAACTCCAGGAAGCCCTCATGCACTACAAGGAGGCTATCAG AATCAGCCCCACATTTGCTGACGCCTACTCAAATATGGGCAACACACTGAAGGAAATGCAAGATGTACAGGGAGCGCTGCAATGCTACACCCGTGCCATCCAGATCAACCCTGCCTTTGCTGATGCTCACAGCAATTTGGCCTCTATCCACAAG GATTCTGGAAACATCCCAGAGGCCATTGCATCTTACCGCACAGCCTTGAAACTCAAGCCAGACTTCCCTGATGCTTATTGCAACTTGGCACATTGCCTGCAG ATTGTGTGTGACTGGACAGACTATGATGAGCGGATGAAGAAGCTTGTGAGCATTGTGGCTGACCAGCTGGATAAGAACCGCTTGCCCTCAGTGCACCCACACCACAGCATGCTGTATCCACTCTCTCACGGCTTCCGCAAGGCCATTGCAGAACGCCATGGAAACCTTTGCCTGGACAAGGTACACGCACTGATCAAA ATCAATGCACTGCACAAACCTGCTTATGAGCATCCGAAGGATCTGAAGGCCAGCAGTGGACGTCTGCGTATTGGTTATGTCAGCTCTGATTTTGGCAACCACCCTACTTCCCACCTGATGCAGTCCATTCCTGGAATGCACAATCCTGAGAAATTTGAG GTGTTCTGCTATGCGCTCAGTCCTGACGACAGCACCAACTTCCGTGTGAAAGTGGTAGCAGAGGCTCATCATTTCACAGACCTCTCACAG ATTCCTTGCAATGGCAAGGCAGCTGATCGTATTCACCAGGATGGAATCCATATTCTGGTCAACATGAATGGATACACCAAGGGAGCCCGAAACGAGCTGTTTGCCCTCCGCCCTGCCCCCGTTCAG GCTATGTGGCTGGGTTACCCTGGAACCAGTGGGGCGCCCTTCATGGACTACATCATCTCTGACAAGGAAACTTCACCTATTGAAGTAGCTGAGCAGTATTCTGAGAAACTGGCCTACATGCCCAATACTTTCTTCATTGGAGACCACGCCAACATGTTCCCTCATCTCAAG AAAAAGGCAGTGATTGATTTCAAATCTAATGGACACATCTTTGACAACCGCATTGTTCTTAACGGTATTGATCTGAAGGCCTTCTTGGACAGTCTGCCAGATGTGAAAGTGATAAAG ATGAAGTGTGACAACAACCAGGACACTGCCAGTGACACAAATGGAGCTCTGTCCATGCCCGTAATCCCCATGAATACAGCAGCTGAAGCAATCATCAACATGATCAACCAAGGCCAAATCCAGGTTACCATAAATGGCTTCACTGTCAGCAATGGCCTGGCCACCACACAG ATCAATAACAAAGCTGCCACTGGGGAGGAGGTGCCACGTACAATCGTTGTGACAACCCGCTCCCAGTATGGCCTGCCAGAAGACTCCATTGTCTACTGCAACTTCAACCAGCTCTACAAGATTGACCCTCCTACTCTTCAAATGTGGGCCAAC ATCCTGAAGCGTGTGCCCAACAGTGTGCTATGGCTTCTTCGTTTCCCTGCTGTTGGCGAGCCAAACATCCAGCAGTACGCTCAGAACATGGGGCTGCCTGGCTCTCGCATTATCTTCTCTCCTGTGGCCCCCAAGGAGGAGCATGTGAGAAGGGGCCAGCTGGCTGATGTTTGCCTAGACACTCCGCTATGCAACGGTCACACCACGGGCATGGATGTTCTCTGGGCTGGAACACCCATGGTCACCATGCCAG GTGAGACCCTTGCCTCCCGTGTGGCCGCCTCCCAACTCAACTGTCTGGGCTGCCCTGAGCTAATAGCCCAGAGTCGCCAGGACTATGAGGACATAGCAGTCAAACTGGGATCTGACATGGAATA CCTGAAGATGGTCAGAGCACGAGTTTGGAAGCAGCGAATCTGCAGTCCTCTTTTCAACACAAAGCAGTACACAATGGACCTGGAGAGGCTCTATCTGCAGATGTGGGAGCACCATAGCAATGGCAACAAGCCGGAACACATGGTCCAGACAGTAGAGACCAGTGACAATGCCTGA
- the ogt.1 gene encoding UDP-N-acetylglucosamine--peptide N-acetylglucosaminyltransferase 110 kDa subunit isoform X6 has protein sequence MATSVGNVADSTGLAELAHREYQSGDFEAAERHCMQLWRQEPDNTGVLLLLSSIHFQCRRLDRSAHFSTLAIKQNPMLAEAYSNLGNVYKERGQLQEAIEHYRHALRLKPDFIDGYINLAAALVAAGDMEGAVQAYVSALQYNPDLYCVRSDLGNLLKALGRLEEAKACYLKAIETQPNFAVAWSNLGCVFNAQGEIWLAIHHFEKAVTLDPNFLDAYINLGNVLKEARIFDRAVAGYLRALSLSPNHAVVHGNLACVYYEQGLIDLAIDTYRRAIELQPHFPDAYCNLANALKEKGNVSEAEECYNTALRLCPTHADSLNNLANIKREQGNIEEAVQLYRKALEVFPEFAAAHSNLASVLQQQGKLQEALMHYKEAIRISPTFADAYSNMGNTLKEMQDVQGALQCYTRAIQINPAFADAHSNLASIHKDSGNIPEAIASYRTALKLKPDFPDAYCNLAHCLQIVCDWTDYDERMKKLVSIVADQLDKNRLPSVHPHHSMLYPLSHGFRKAIAERHGNLCLDKINALHKPAYEHPKDLKASSGRLRIGYVSSDFGNHPTSHLMQSIPGMHNPEKFEVFCYALSPDDSTNFRVKVVAEAHHFTDLSQIPCNGKAADRIHQDGIHILVNMNGYTKGARNELFALRPAPVQAMWLGYPGTSGAPFMDYIISDKETSPIEVAEQYSEKLAYMPNTFFIGDHANMFPHLKKKAVIDFKSNGHIFDNRIVLNGIDLKAFLDSLPDVKVIKMKCDNNQDTASDTNGALSMPVIPMNTAAEAIINMINQGQIQVTINGFTVSNGLATTQINNKAATGEEVPRTIVVTTRSQYGLPEDSIVYCNFNQLYKIDPPTLQMWANILKRVPNSVLWLLRFPAVGEPNIQQYAQNMGLPGSRIIFSPVAPKEEHVRRGQLADVCLDTPLCNGHTTGMDVLWAGTPMVTMPGETLASRVAASQLNCLGCPELIAQSRQDYEDIAVKLGSDMEYLKMVRARVWKQRICSPLFNTKQYTMDLERLYLQMWEHHSNGNKPEHMVQTVETSDNA, from the exons ATGGCGACCTCAGTGGGAAACGTGGCTGATAGCACAG GGTTGGCTGAGCTGGCGCACCGGGAGTATCAGTCAGGGGACTTTGAGGCAGCTGAGCGCCACTGCATGCAGCTGTGGAGGCAGGAGCCTGATAACACAGGCGTGCTGCTGCTCTTGTCCTCCATCCACTTCCAGTGCCGAAGACTCGACAG GTCTGCTCACTTCAGCACTTTGGCCATCAAACAGAATCCAATGTTGGCTGAGGCCTACTCCAACCTGGGGAATGTGTACAAGGAACGTGGGCAACTGCAGGAGGCCATAGAGCATTATCGCCATGCTCTGAGACTGAAGCCAGATTTCATTGACGGATACATCAACTTGGCAGCAGCTCTGGTGGCCGCAGGGGACATGGAGGGAGCAGTGCAGGCTTACGTATCTGCATTACAGTATAACCCT gatCTTTATTGTGTGCGAAGTGACTTGGGCAACTTGCTTAAAGCCCTTGGGCGATTGGAAGAGGCTAAG GCTTGTTACCTGAAAGCCATTGAGACTCAGCCCAACTTTGCAGTGGCTTGGAGCAACCTGGGCTGTGTGTTCAATGCCCAGGGAGAGATATGGCTGGCCATACACCATTTCGAAAAG GCAGTGACCCTGGATCCAAATTTCCTTGACGCATACATAAATTTAGGAAATGTTTTGAAGGAAGCCCGCATCTTTGACAG AGCTGTGGCTGGGTACCTAAGAGCCCTGAGTCTCAGCCCAAACCATGCAGTTGTCCATGGAAACCTGGCGTGTGTCTACTATGAGCAAGGCCTCATTGACCTGGCTATTGACACCTACCGTCGTGCTATTGAATTGCAGCCCCACTTCCCCGATGCCTACTGCAATCTGGCAAATGCCCTGAAGGAGAAAGGCAAT GTGTCTGAAGCAGAAGAGTGCTACAACACAGCCTTGCGTTTGTGTCCAACCCATGCTGATTCTCTGAACAATTTAGCCAATATCAAGCGTGAGCAGGGCAACATCGAGGAGGCGGTTCAGCTCTATAGGAAAGCACTGGAG GTGTTCCCAGAGTTTGCAGCAGCTCACTCTAACCTGGCCagtgtcctgcagcagcagggtaAACTCCAGGAAGCCCTCATGCACTACAAGGAGGCTATCAG AATCAGCCCCACATTTGCTGACGCCTACTCAAATATGGGCAACACACTGAAGGAAATGCAAGATGTACAGGGAGCGCTGCAATGCTACACCCGTGCCATCCAGATCAACCCTGCCTTTGCTGATGCTCACAGCAATTTGGCCTCTATCCACAAG GATTCTGGAAACATCCCAGAGGCCATTGCATCTTACCGCACAGCCTTGAAACTCAAGCCAGACTTCCCTGATGCTTATTGCAACTTGGCACATTGCCTGCAG ATTGTGTGTGACTGGACAGACTATGATGAGCGGATGAAGAAGCTTGTGAGCATTGTGGCTGACCAGCTGGATAAGAACCGCTTGCCCTCAGTGCACCCACACCACAGCATGCTGTATCCACTCTCTCACGGCTTCCGCAAGGCCATTGCAGAACGCCATGGAAACCTTTGCCTGGACAAG ATCAATGCACTGCACAAACCTGCTTATGAGCATCCGAAGGATCTGAAGGCCAGCAGTGGACGTCTGCGTATTGGTTATGTCAGCTCTGATTTTGGCAACCACCCTACTTCCCACCTGATGCAGTCCATTCCTGGAATGCACAATCCTGAGAAATTTGAG GTGTTCTGCTATGCGCTCAGTCCTGACGACAGCACCAACTTCCGTGTGAAAGTGGTAGCAGAGGCTCATCATTTCACAGACCTCTCACAG ATTCCTTGCAATGGCAAGGCAGCTGATCGTATTCACCAGGATGGAATCCATATTCTGGTCAACATGAATGGATACACCAAGGGAGCCCGAAACGAGCTGTTTGCCCTCCGCCCTGCCCCCGTTCAG GCTATGTGGCTGGGTTACCCTGGAACCAGTGGGGCGCCCTTCATGGACTACATCATCTCTGACAAGGAAACTTCACCTATTGAAGTAGCTGAGCAGTATTCTGAGAAACTGGCCTACATGCCCAATACTTTCTTCATTGGAGACCACGCCAACATGTTCCCTCATCTCAAG AAAAAGGCAGTGATTGATTTCAAATCTAATGGACACATCTTTGACAACCGCATTGTTCTTAACGGTATTGATCTGAAGGCCTTCTTGGACAGTCTGCCAGATGTGAAAGTGATAAAG ATGAAGTGTGACAACAACCAGGACACTGCCAGTGACACAAATGGAGCTCTGTCCATGCCCGTAATCCCCATGAATACAGCAGCTGAAGCAATCATCAACATGATCAACCAAGGCCAAATCCAGGTTACCATAAATGGCTTCACTGTCAGCAATGGCCTGGCCACCACACAG ATCAATAACAAAGCTGCCACTGGGGAGGAGGTGCCACGTACAATCGTTGTGACAACCCGCTCCCAGTATGGCCTGCCAGAAGACTCCATTGTCTACTGCAACTTCAACCAGCTCTACAAGATTGACCCTCCTACTCTTCAAATGTGGGCCAAC ATCCTGAAGCGTGTGCCCAACAGTGTGCTATGGCTTCTTCGTTTCCCTGCTGTTGGCGAGCCAAACATCCAGCAGTACGCTCAGAACATGGGGCTGCCTGGCTCTCGCATTATCTTCTCTCCTGTGGCCCCCAAGGAGGAGCATGTGAGAAGGGGCCAGCTGGCTGATGTTTGCCTAGACACTCCGCTATGCAACGGTCACACCACGGGCATGGATGTTCTCTGGGCTGGAACACCCATGGTCACCATGCCAG GTGAGACCCTTGCCTCCCGTGTGGCCGCCTCCCAACTCAACTGTCTGGGCTGCCCTGAGCTAATAGCCCAGAGTCGCCAGGACTATGAGGACATAGCAGTCAAACTGGGATCTGACATGGAATA CCTGAAGATGGTCAGAGCACGAGTTTGGAAGCAGCGAATCTGCAGTCCTCTTTTCAACACAAAGCAGTACACAATGGACCTGGAGAGGCTCTATCTGCAGATGTGGGAGCACCATAGCAATGGCAACAAGCCGGAACACATGGTCCAGACAGTAGAGACCAGTGACAATGCCTGA
- the ogt.1 gene encoding UDP-N-acetylglucosamine--peptide N-acetylglucosaminyltransferase 110 kDa subunit isoform X4, translating to MATSVGNVADSTEPTKRMLSFQGLAELAHREYQSGDFEAAERHCMQLWRQEPDNTGVLLLLSSIHFQCRRLDRSAHFSTLAIKQNPMLAEAYSNLGNVYKERGQLQEAIEHYRHALRLKPDFIDGYINLAAALVAAGDMEGAVQAYVSALQYNPDLYCVRSDLGNLLKALGRLEEAKACYLKAIETQPNFAVAWSNLGCVFNAQGEIWLAIHHFEKAVTLDPNFLDAYINLGNVLKEARIFDRAVAGYLRALSLSPNHAVVHGNLACVYYEQGLIDLAIDTYRRAIELQPHFPDAYCNLANALKEKGNVSEAEECYNTALRLCPTHADSLNNLANIKREQGNIEEAVQLYRKALEVFPEFAAAHSNLASVLQQQGKLQEALMHYKEAIRISPTFADAYSNMGNTLKEMQDVQGALQCYTRAIQINPAFADAHSNLASIHKDSGNIPEAIASYRTALKLKPDFPDAYCNLAHCLQIVCDWTDYDERMKKLVSIVADQLDKNRLPSVHPHHSMLYPLSHGFRKAIAERHGNLCLDKINALHKPAYEHPKDLKASSGRLRIGYVSSDFGNHPTSHLMQSIPGMHNPEKFEVFCYALSPDDSTNFRVKVVAEAHHFTDLSQIPCNGKAADRIHQDGIHILVNMNGYTKGARNELFALRPAPVQAMWLGYPGTSGAPFMDYIISDKETSPIEVAEQYSEKLAYMPNTFFIGDHANMFPHLKKKAVIDFKSNGHIFDNRIVLNGIDLKAFLDSLPDVKVIKMKCDNNQDTASDTNGALSMPVIPMNTAAEAIINMINQGQIQVTINGFTVSNGLATTQINNKAATGEEVPRTIVVTTRSQYGLPEDSIVYCNFNQLYKIDPPTLQMWANILKRVPNSVLWLLRFPAVGEPNIQQYAQNMGLPGSRIIFSPVAPKEEHVRRGQLADVCLDTPLCNGHTTGMDVLWAGTPMVTMPGETLASRVAASQLNCLGCPELIAQSRQDYEDIAVKLGSDMEYLKMVRARVWKQRICSPLFNTKQYTMDLERLYLQMWEHHSNGNKPEHMVQTVETSDNA from the exons ATGGCGACCTCAGTGGGAAACGTGGCTGATAGCACAG AACCGACAAAACGTATGCTTTCCTTCCAAGGGTTGGCTGAGCTGGCGCACCGGGAGTATCAGTCAGGGGACTTTGAGGCAGCTGAGCGCCACTGCATGCAGCTGTGGAGGCAGGAGCCTGATAACACAGGCGTGCTGCTGCTCTTGTCCTCCATCCACTTCCAGTGCCGAAGACTCGACAG GTCTGCTCACTTCAGCACTTTGGCCATCAAACAGAATCCAATGTTGGCTGAGGCCTACTCCAACCTGGGGAATGTGTACAAGGAACGTGGGCAACTGCAGGAGGCCATAGAGCATTATCGCCATGCTCTGAGACTGAAGCCAGATTTCATTGACGGATACATCAACTTGGCAGCAGCTCTGGTGGCCGCAGGGGACATGGAGGGAGCAGTGCAGGCTTACGTATCTGCATTACAGTATAACCCT gatCTTTATTGTGTGCGAAGTGACTTGGGCAACTTGCTTAAAGCCCTTGGGCGATTGGAAGAGGCTAAG GCTTGTTACCTGAAAGCCATTGAGACTCAGCCCAACTTTGCAGTGGCTTGGAGCAACCTGGGCTGTGTGTTCAATGCCCAGGGAGAGATATGGCTGGCCATACACCATTTCGAAAAG GCAGTGACCCTGGATCCAAATTTCCTTGACGCATACATAAATTTAGGAAATGTTTTGAAGGAAGCCCGCATCTTTGACAG AGCTGTGGCTGGGTACCTAAGAGCCCTGAGTCTCAGCCCAAACCATGCAGTTGTCCATGGAAACCTGGCGTGTGTCTACTATGAGCAAGGCCTCATTGACCTGGCTATTGACACCTACCGTCGTGCTATTGAATTGCAGCCCCACTTCCCCGATGCCTACTGCAATCTGGCAAATGCCCTGAAGGAGAAAGGCAAT GTGTCTGAAGCAGAAGAGTGCTACAACACAGCCTTGCGTTTGTGTCCAACCCATGCTGATTCTCTGAACAATTTAGCCAATATCAAGCGTGAGCAGGGCAACATCGAGGAGGCGGTTCAGCTCTATAGGAAAGCACTGGAG GTGTTCCCAGAGTTTGCAGCAGCTCACTCTAACCTGGCCagtgtcctgcagcagcagggtaAACTCCAGGAAGCCCTCATGCACTACAAGGAGGCTATCAG AATCAGCCCCACATTTGCTGACGCCTACTCAAATATGGGCAACACACTGAAGGAAATGCAAGATGTACAGGGAGCGCTGCAATGCTACACCCGTGCCATCCAGATCAACCCTGCCTTTGCTGATGCTCACAGCAATTTGGCCTCTATCCACAAG GATTCTGGAAACATCCCAGAGGCCATTGCATCTTACCGCACAGCCTTGAAACTCAAGCCAGACTTCCCTGATGCTTATTGCAACTTGGCACATTGCCTGCAG ATTGTGTGTGACTGGACAGACTATGATGAGCGGATGAAGAAGCTTGTGAGCATTGTGGCTGACCAGCTGGATAAGAACCGCTTGCCCTCAGTGCACCCACACCACAGCATGCTGTATCCACTCTCTCACGGCTTCCGCAAGGCCATTGCAGAACGCCATGGAAACCTTTGCCTGGACAAG ATCAATGCACTGCACAAACCTGCTTATGAGCATCCGAAGGATCTGAAGGCCAGCAGTGGACGTCTGCGTATTGGTTATGTCAGCTCTGATTTTGGCAACCACCCTACTTCCCACCTGATGCAGTCCATTCCTGGAATGCACAATCCTGAGAAATTTGAG GTGTTCTGCTATGCGCTCAGTCCTGACGACAGCACCAACTTCCGTGTGAAAGTGGTAGCAGAGGCTCATCATTTCACAGACCTCTCACAG ATTCCTTGCAATGGCAAGGCAGCTGATCGTATTCACCAGGATGGAATCCATATTCTGGTCAACATGAATGGATACACCAAGGGAGCCCGAAACGAGCTGTTTGCCCTCCGCCCTGCCCCCGTTCAG GCTATGTGGCTGGGTTACCCTGGAACCAGTGGGGCGCCCTTCATGGACTACATCATCTCTGACAAGGAAACTTCACCTATTGAAGTAGCTGAGCAGTATTCTGAGAAACTGGCCTACATGCCCAATACTTTCTTCATTGGAGACCACGCCAACATGTTCCCTCATCTCAAG AAAAAGGCAGTGATTGATTTCAAATCTAATGGACACATCTTTGACAACCGCATTGTTCTTAACGGTATTGATCTGAAGGCCTTCTTGGACAGTCTGCCAGATGTGAAAGTGATAAAG ATGAAGTGTGACAACAACCAGGACACTGCCAGTGACACAAATGGAGCTCTGTCCATGCCCGTAATCCCCATGAATACAGCAGCTGAAGCAATCATCAACATGATCAACCAAGGCCAAATCCAGGTTACCATAAATGGCTTCACTGTCAGCAATGGCCTGGCCACCACACAG ATCAATAACAAAGCTGCCACTGGGGAGGAGGTGCCACGTACAATCGTTGTGACAACCCGCTCCCAGTATGGCCTGCCAGAAGACTCCATTGTCTACTGCAACTTCAACCAGCTCTACAAGATTGACCCTCCTACTCTTCAAATGTGGGCCAAC ATCCTGAAGCGTGTGCCCAACAGTGTGCTATGGCTTCTTCGTTTCCCTGCTGTTGGCGAGCCAAACATCCAGCAGTACGCTCAGAACATGGGGCTGCCTGGCTCTCGCATTATCTTCTCTCCTGTGGCCCCCAAGGAGGAGCATGTGAGAAGGGGCCAGCTGGCTGATGTTTGCCTAGACACTCCGCTATGCAACGGTCACACCACGGGCATGGATGTTCTCTGGGCTGGAACACCCATGGTCACCATGCCAG GTGAGACCCTTGCCTCCCGTGTGGCCGCCTCCCAACTCAACTGTCTGGGCTGCCCTGAGCTAATAGCCCAGAGTCGCCAGGACTATGAGGACATAGCAGTCAAACTGGGATCTGACATGGAATA CCTGAAGATGGTCAGAGCACGAGTTTGGAAGCAGCGAATCTGCAGTCCTCTTTTCAACACAAAGCAGTACACAATGGACCTGGAGAGGCTCTATCTGCAGATGTGGGAGCACCATAGCAATGGCAACAAGCCGGAACACATGGTCCAGACAGTAGAGACCAGTGACAATGCCTGA